The DNA region CAATATCTCTTGGAGCAGATTGGATTCCTTGTACGTCTAAACAGTCAAACTCTTAGTAGCAATTCTTGTATTTGTAATTTTGGCATTTTTATACTGTAATAGTGTTATGATGACCACATCGTTTTAACTTGAATCGTAGGTAGTTGTCAATAAGTGATTCTTTACGTGAAATTTTGTTCTCTTGTTCTCTAATGACAATTTAAATCCATAAAATGTTTACTACATCATAtacattaaaatataaatttagtgATTAGTGAATGACTTGCACATGGAAACAAAGATAAATTTTAACTTCTGACTGAGTAGATTGATAAAATTATCATTTCTGCTCTTCAAAATATTCATTGACATGCAAAACACCTAATTTTGTCAAGCTTGTTATTGCAGAGCTCTATGggtgttgctttattttcttctcttttcattGGGATTTTCATCACATTGGTGGTTCTAAATTGTGAAGTCTCTTGATGAACCTTTGGCTGTATGCTGACAGTTAGACCTAGAAATTTTAACTGTAACTAACTTATGGGACTTTCCATATGTTTGCTGAAGTAACAGCTTTGTaacaaaaatacaaaattaacATGTATTCTCATTTTGTCTTACAACTTTCTGTACACCTGCATTTCAGTTTCAAATTAACAATGTTCATGGTCGAGTATCACATTGTGGTTAAAAAATTCCGGTAGGGTTTATCTTGGTTATGTTGCAAGGCCTGCTGCCATTGCCTAGCAAAATAGCATCTAATGGATTTGGAATTATGTGTtatatttgaaaatcaatttactCAACCTCATTATGTCAAGTAGGTGAAGAATCCATTTGAAGAAAGTGAAATAGTTGGCATTACAAATTATATCGACTTTGGCTTTGAGTTGAGGACGAGGTATGCACTCACACTTTGCAGTGGCAGGTTTTCATTAAAGTTATCATTTCAATACTAAGAAGCGAACTATGCTTTATCTCAAAGAATCAATGAAGTAAAATCATCCAGCATTGGTGATAGTTCCTTGTTCCAGTTAGCTGCATCATGGCAAGCTAATAAGAACTTCCTATTGAAGGTGAGTGAGGTGTTGTGCCTTAGTTTGAGGTgattatatttctcttgattctgAATCTTTCCTTGGTACAGGGAAAATTGGGTCCATTGACCTCTTCAGTAGCTTTAGCATTCAAGTCTTGGTGGAGACCTTCCTTCACATTCAGTATAACAGGTACTTGGTTTTTTCTCTAAACATCCCTACCTGGAATGGTCACTCTGCTCGACTGTCTGGTTTCTTACAGATCAACAATGGAGAAAGGAATACATAGGCATTGACTTTCCTGTTGAAATTAATCCCTATCGTTGTTTCTTGTAGCAAACAATGACCCTTCGCGCGGAACAACTTATGGATTTGGAATTCGTGTCGAAGATCTAAGAGAACCTAGGTTTTTACCTGTCCTCTACCATATTCTGTTACTCAATTTCATAGAGAAATTGTTGATACAGAACATAAAGCCGTCTCCACTTCAAATGCCTCTATGAGACAATTTTAGTCACTGACGCATCATTTGTTTTGACCTGATGTAGTTATCAAAGAGCAGATCCGAACTATGTGATGCTGACGCCGAACAAGGAGCACTTGGCAACCGGTGTCCTCCAGAATTTTGGGAAGATGCCTTTGTTCCAGTCAAATATAGACTCTGGAAATTATGATCATTTGCCAAGGGAGTTGAAACCCATAGGAAAAATTTTCTGATACAAGATGTATAAGTATAAACCAAGTGGTACCctgctttttttattttttattttgacctTTTCTCTATAAAAATATGAGCTATTCTAATTGAATGTTTTGAGTACACAGAGACTCGTGAGTTTGGACGCAAAGCATCGTCAGTCATTTCGATTTCCATGGACCTATCCAATCTAATTCTAGATGGAGTCAGAacttattagagatgatttttgTAACAGCGGCaagaaataattagaaatttttgaTGTTTGTTATTTGTGCTGGGAATTACATAGTTGTGTTACCTTCCTTCTTTCTGATTCATTTGTTAGTGACATGGAGCACACTAAAATTCTGAGATTTTAGAAGATACATTGTTCTTGCTGTTGTATCTGATTAACATGCCTTAATATATCGTTTTTTCATTTTACGAGTCAATGGGTAAAACAGAGAAATAAAGTTACAAATTTGTgtataattaagatttaaaatttcaaGTCAAATAAACCATATAAATTAGAAGGTACTTAAAGATGCAATATGTTTTTGTCAAAAAAATATCTGATTTGAAGATCAGCTTGGTGAATTTTGCGTACGTTGATTTAGAACAGAATTATCAATCTATATAATTAAGATCTGAAATATCCAAAAAGAGCCAAAACCATACTTTTACACAATTAAGGTATGCAATATTCCGAAATGACTatctttaataattattattttaacttcGAATTAAAATTCAGGAGAATTGTTcgtgaaattcaaattttaaatagttATACTAAAAAAACCGCTAAAATTGAAACAAATATCTACTGCAAGATATACCGTATTTTTCTCCGGTTGCTTTCTATAAATAATATTCATTTCTCTGGTATATCATAAGACACGAATGCATACATTATGCCATGGTTTTCTTTACATAGCCTCATAGCGTATCTTTCTCGGTTTGATTAAGATCATGtatatatatttgtttttatcaatttaatactGACATTTGggttataatattaaattaatttttaataagaaAAGTTTGTTACAGTGACTTCGTCGCCTACTGCTTAATCTACCGACTGtttctttaaaatttataattagatTGAAGCacgttaaaaatataaaaataaaaacaaatcatCTACCTATCAAAAAGCAAGAAAGTGGAAGCGTCATAAAATTGAAGCTCATTTTCTGCTTCCTACCGAAATAATTAAAGGGTAAGATTTTATAAAGGTCGAAAAGGTTTTATAAATGCCActgaaatttcatatattttctttaaaaaaaaaagaagggaaaTCTATCTCCCAGACTCCCAGTGGCCATCCCACAACGATCCCACACCGTTAGGAGTGATAACCAATTCAGTTATACCATGCGATACTTGTTAACAAAGAGTACACCATCATGAATGAATCGGTAGGTGCTTTAGTTAGGATAGCAGTCAACCGCCACAGAGACTTTCCTAAAAAAGCAAGATGAATTATACGGGTGACGAGGAACGGACGTCGAAATTAATTCTCAAACATTTTATTCAATGAAAGAACATTTATTAGCAGGGGCAGAGAGGGAAACAGGAAAAAGACCCCACAAAAGGCCAAGCATGGATGGTTCCTCACCTCGCAGTCAGCGTCCGCTTCCATTACTTAGCCCAGATTTTGGGAGACGAGTTCCTCTGTCTTAAAATTATATGTAGTCTCTGTCTTATTCATCGGATCAAATCATATCTTAAAAAGATATTACATACAAGGAGACACGGGATACATGATTTCAGGATAGAGGGTCTGAATTACTAGAGGAGAGGCTTACAGTTAACACAGCGCTGCGGACGCCGTCAAAGTACCACGACAGAGATTTGCAGCAATCTCCATTGCGGAGTGCAGGGCGTGGGGAGAACGGATTTGGTTGAGATTTTTACAGAAAgttgagattttattttatttttaatggagTTTAGGGATAATCCAGGAGGTGGGAAATGTGGGATTGGGATGAtcaactcttcttcctctctggtTAGAGGAGGATCCGCCTTCTGTAAACCAACAATCTCATCAGCGGGAGGAGCAAGAAATGGTAGCACCGGCGATGCTCGCACCTCATCGCCACCGGCGATGCATTCTCTTGAACCAAATGTGACGAATTCTCTCGCCACTACTGTCGCGGAGGCAACCGATGATGTCTCCGCCAAGTACAAAGAATGCCTACACAACCACGCAACCACGTTCGGAGCCCACGTCCTCGACGGTTGCGGCGAGTTCATGACAGAAGGTGACTCGGGCACAGTCAACGCAAGGCTCTGCTTGTGGATGCCACTGTAGCATCCATCCCCGGGCTAGGTGGCTGAAGATCGTACTACCATGGCAGAATGTGATTTAGTAAACATATTCATAATTTATAActttgaaggaacaaaagatAATGTAATAGTGCCAATTTAAAAATGATGTcgaataatgtgacaatcaattttaatatgtttcgtccgctcatgaaaactgaattgcgtgtaatttgaatagcactctgattatcacaataaaacggagtaggttgatgaagagagatactCATATCTGCAAGTAACCAActcaaccaaactatctcacaagtagttgaggtcatggCACGATACTCAATTTTTGTAAAAGGCCTAGAAATAACATAttgcttcttactcttccaagaaatgagggaatcaccaagaaaaatacagaagATAGTGGTAGATTTACATTCCGTAGGATCATCAACTCAATCtgcatcagagtatgcacgcagttcaagagatgaagtagaaggaaataaaagactttgaaattgagTACCCCGAAGATACCTAAGAATACGAAAAACAGTAGCCTAATGAATTGTAGTTGGTGTagcgacaaattgactaaccacatgaacaacatatgcaatatctggacgagttacggtgagataaaccaagcttccaacaataattctatacaaactaggatccgacaaaggtgatccatcagatgcagaatatcgagcattagtcttaATAGGAGTATTAacgactctattatcagtaagacgagcacgCTCAAACAAATCAGATATATATTTTGACTGGAATAAAAGATAATCTTTTGGGGAATAAGTAATCTCAATGCCCAAAAAATAGCGTAGTAGATTCAAGTCTTTCGTAGCAAAACAATGAGTCAACTCAAACTTCAGggaagcaattccatcagaatcatcaccagtaataatcatgttatcaacatataatgataaaagaatatgacCTGCACTCATACATCTAACAAATAAGTAAtcattgtagagaacttctcaaaccgaGCATAAAGTGCTTAtttgagaccataaagcgctTTACGAAGTCTACAAACTTCACCAGGTTGGCGTGAAATACCAAGAGGAGGTGTTATATAAACTTCTttatgaagatcaccatttagaaatgcattcttgacatccatctgagatattctccatcgaaaAATGAAAGCAATAACAATCAGAGTATGGACAATCGTCATTTTTACAATAGGtgcaaatgtttcctcataatccatgtcatacttcTGAAAATAACCTTTAGTAACAAAATGAGCTTTGTATCattcgatagatccatcagatttagttttgatcttatatacccaacgagaaccaatagtGTGTTTTCCTGGTGGCAACGGAACCAAATCCCATGTATAAGTTTGATACAAAGCAATTAGTTCCTTATCCATAACACTCTGCTAAAGTGGGTTACAAATAGCTTCTCTATAGGATACAAactcagaaagacaatgaatagatgcaacaaatgaagcaaaagaatgatAATAACAAGAGTAAGGAAAATCTGATAGTTTAGTATACTTATGAACATGAGTGGATTGATGActgtggagagaaggatcatccgcaaCTTCAGGAGATGATTGAGTAGTGGCAGAAGGAAGAGCATGTGGAACGGATATCTCaggaaccaaagtaccagattcagttgagCTACGGGTAGGAGCTATGGGTGAAACTTTCTCAGTGTCAGTATTGAAAGGATCGATACAAAACATATTTGACTTTGTCTTATTATGCGAACTTGttggaatagaaaagaatgaaatattcTCAAGAAACACAAtatgacgagagacatacaatttttgactaatgGGATCAAAATAACGATATCCTTTTTGAGTAACACCATAACCCCAAAAGACACAAAGAGTAAATCGAGAGGTTAATTTATTACGCTCGACATGTGGACGAAAGACAAAGCAAGTACAACAAAAAACACATAAAGAGGAATAGAGAAGAGCAtgcccatacaatttttcaaaaagtGACAAGCCTaaattgtgtgaggttggaattctattaattaTGTGAGCAGCAGTAAGGACTGCTTCCCCCCAAAAAGGTACTAGGAACACTGGCAGACAATCAAAATGAACGGGATGTTTCAACAAGATGTTTTCAttatgccacaccattctgttcagGAGTATATGTATAAGAGGTTTGGTGAATAGTACCATCAAAAGTAAGTAATTGTGAAAAATGATTCGAAGtgaattcaccccctccccccaatcataatgaaaatactttataacactagaatgttgagttttcataagagctctaaagttgttgtaaatggtaagataatcagaccTGTGTTTTATAAGATAGACCCAAGTGTAACGAGTGCAATTatcaataaatgaaacataataccttgaccccccTCCATTGTAGAAATAGGAGATGGCTCCTAtacatcagaatggataagatcaaatggagtaaaagaaaaataaagacttttagaaaatagAAAGGAAGAAAATTTagccagtttacaaccactacaatcagaaatatcagacctttttaaaggtcctaatactcTTGTAGAAGCTAAAAACTGCAAACGAAATGTTGAAACATGACTTAAATGAGAGTgtcacaaataaaaatcagaagatgaacgactcagatgaaaagatgataaatccataCTCGAAGCTACAACTTTTGGTACTTTGAGTtcatctaaaacatagagtcctccttggCTACGGTTTGTCCCAATCAACCTTTGAGATtgtaggtcctgaacataacaattggatgaagaaaaaaaaaagactatGTATCCAGActtacataattgactaacaaaaataagatttaaagtaaaactcggaatataataaacatcagtaagagataaataagatataacaattaaatcaacacctattaatgacataggagtaccatcaaCAGTCACAATATATATAGATGAACGGGGAGAAAAAGGAacaaaagataataaattagatgacatatgatgAGAGGCACCGGAGTCCAAAATCCATAAGGATAaagatgttggtgcaatcgacctccaaggttttaatgttagacaaatatgtttaagtatactTAAGTATGgatcttgatctagggaagtcctagttgtaggctaggtaagggaagtcctagttgtaggctagagAAATCTCGGTAGGTTATGGAAGCCAGatggataggtctagaggacctgctccc from Zingiber officinale cultivar Zhangliang chromosome 4B, Zo_v1.1, whole genome shotgun sequence includes:
- the LOC121978415 gene encoding zinc-finger homeodomain protein 3-like — protein: MEFRDNPGGGKCGIGMINSSSSLVRGGSAFCKPTISSAGGARNGSTGDARTSSPPAMHSLEPNVTNSLATTVAEATDDVSAKYKECLHNHATTFGAHVLDGCGEFMTEGDSGTVNARLCLWMPL